One window from the genome of Vicugna pacos chromosome 21, VicPac4, whole genome shotgun sequence encodes:
- the MCL1 gene encoding induced myeloid leukemia cell differentiation protein Mcl-1 isoform X2: MFGLQRNAVIGLNLYCGGAGLGAGSGSGASAPGGRLLAAGKEATARREVGGGEAGPVMGGSAGGSPPATVAPDARRVARPSPIGAEGPDVTATPTRLLFFAPSRRASPPEEMESPASDAIMSPEEELDGYEPEPLSKRPAVLPLLELVGEASSGPCTDGSLPSTPPPAEEEEDELYRQSLEIISRYLREQATGAKDAKAVGGSGSAIRKALETLRRVGDGVQRNHETAFQGWVCGVLPCRGPRRWHQKCAAGFCRCCWSRSWFGISNKIAF, from the exons ATGTTTGGCCTCCAGAGAAACGCAGTAATTGGACTCAACCTCTACTGTGGCGGGGCCGGGTTGGGGGCTGGCAGTGGCAGCGGCGCCTCCGCTCCCGGAGGGCGGCTTTTGGCCGCCGGGAAGGAGGCCACGGCCCGGCGAGAGGTAGGGGGAGGGGAAGCCGGCCCGGTGATGGGCGGAAGCGCCGGCGGGAGCCCCCCGGCCACTGTTGCGCCGGACGCCCGGAGAGTCGCGCGGCCCTCGCCCATTGGTGCCGAGGGCCCCGACGTCACCGCGACCCCCACCAGGCTGCTATTCTTCGCGCCCTCCCGCCGCGCGTCGCCGCCTGAAGAGATGGAATCCCCGGCCTCCGACGCCATAATGTCGCCCGAAGAGGAGCTGGACGGCTACGAGCCGGAGCCTCTCTCGAAGCGGCCGGCCGTCCTGCCCTTGCTGGAGCTGGTCGGGGAGGCCAGTAGTGGCCCCTGCACGGACGGCTCACTTCCCTCGACGCCTCCCCccgcagaggaggaggaggacgagttgtACCGGCAGTCACTGGAGATTATCTCTCGGTACCTTCGGGAGCAGGCCACCGGCGCCAAGGACGCGAAGGCAGTGGGCGGGTCTGGGAGCGCCATCCGGAAGGCGTTAGAGACCCTACGACGGGTCGGGGACGGTGTGCAGCGCAACCACGAGACGGCCTTCCAAG gaTGGGTTTGTGGAGTTCTTCCATGTAGAGGACCTAGAAGGTGGCATCAGAAATGTGCTGCTGGCTTTTGCAGGTGTTGCTGGAGTAGGAGCTGGTTTGGCATATCTAATAAGATAGCCTTTTAA
- the MCL1 gene encoding induced myeloid leukemia cell differentiation protein Mcl-1 isoform X1, with translation MFGLQRNAVIGLNLYCGGAGLGAGSGSGASAPGGRLLAAGKEATARREVGGGEAGPVMGGSAGGSPPATVAPDARRVARPSPIGAEGPDVTATPTRLLFFAPSRRASPPEEMESPASDAIMSPEEELDGYEPEPLSKRPAVLPLLELVGEASSGPCTDGSLPSTPPPAEEEEDELYRQSLEIISRYLREQATGAKDAKAVGGSGSAIRKALETLRRVGDGVQRNHETAFQGMLRKLDIKNEDDVKSLSRVMVHVFSDGVTNWGRIVTLISFGAFVAKHLKSINQESCIEPLAESITDVLVRTKRDWLVKQRGWDGFVEFFHVEDLEGGIRNVLLAFAGVAGVGAGLAYLIR, from the exons ATGTTTGGCCTCCAGAGAAACGCAGTAATTGGACTCAACCTCTACTGTGGCGGGGCCGGGTTGGGGGCTGGCAGTGGCAGCGGCGCCTCCGCTCCCGGAGGGCGGCTTTTGGCCGCCGGGAAGGAGGCCACGGCCCGGCGAGAGGTAGGGGGAGGGGAAGCCGGCCCGGTGATGGGCGGAAGCGCCGGCGGGAGCCCCCCGGCCACTGTTGCGCCGGACGCCCGGAGAGTCGCGCGGCCCTCGCCCATTGGTGCCGAGGGCCCCGACGTCACCGCGACCCCCACCAGGCTGCTATTCTTCGCGCCCTCCCGCCGCGCGTCGCCGCCTGAAGAGATGGAATCCCCGGCCTCCGACGCCATAATGTCGCCCGAAGAGGAGCTGGACGGCTACGAGCCGGAGCCTCTCTCGAAGCGGCCGGCCGTCCTGCCCTTGCTGGAGCTGGTCGGGGAGGCCAGTAGTGGCCCCTGCACGGACGGCTCACTTCCCTCGACGCCTCCCCccgcagaggaggaggaggacgagttgtACCGGCAGTCACTGGAGATTATCTCTCGGTACCTTCGGGAGCAGGCCACCGGCGCCAAGGACGCGAAGGCAGTGGGCGGGTCTGGGAGCGCCATCCGGAAGGCGTTAGAGACCCTACGACGGGTCGGGGACGGTGTGCAGCGCAACCACGAGACGGCCTTCCAAG GCATGCTTCGGAAACTGGACATCAAAAACGAAGATGATGTCAAATCTTTGTCTCGAGTGATGGTTCATGTTTTCAGTGACGGAGTAACAAACTGGGGCAGGATTGTGACTCTTATTTCTTTTGGTGCCTTTGTGGCCAAACACTTGAAGAGTATAAACCAAGAAAGCTGCATCGAACCATTGGCAGAAAGCATCACAGATGTTCTCGTAAGGACAAAACGAGACTGGCTAGTCAAACAAAGAGGCTGG gaTGGGTTTGTGGAGTTCTTCCATGTAGAGGACCTAGAAGGTGGCATCAGAAATGTGCTGCTGGCTTTTGCAGGTGTTGCTGGAGTAGGAGCTGGTTTGGCATATCTAATAAGATAG